The Actinomyces faecalis genome includes the window ACGCAGCAGGAGGGGGTCTCGGGTCTGGTGCAGGTCGCCGTCGTCGCCCTGGGCCTGTGGTGGCTGCCTGGGGCGAGGCTGGCAAGGCGTGGGGCCGGGATGACGGTCGAGGCCCTGGCCAGGCCGCTGGCGGTGCGGGTCGTGCTCGCTCTGCTTCTCGTGGCGGCGACGGCGGCGCTGCTCGCCTCGCTGGTCTCGGGCACCCTGGCCACGGTGCCGGGAACGTCGCTCCTGGCGCTCATCGCTGGATGAGTGGGCGCCGCTGGGGTGGAATGGGTCTCAGCCGTGGTGATGACTGGCGAGCGTGATGTGTCTGCGCCTATCGTGACCACGCAGAGTGAGTGATGATTCACTCGTCACTGTCACCGATGCTGAGGAGACCCGCGTGGCGAGCAACAGCCCCCGTCCGACCAAGGCTGAGCGGCGCTCGGCCGCTCGCGCCCAGGCCCAGGCTCTGCGTGAGGAGCAGGAGCGCAAGGAGCGGCGCGCCAAGATCACCCGTCGCTCCCTGCTGGGAGTCGGGGCGCTGGCTGTGGTGGGTATCGGCGCGGGCCTGGCCTACTCCGCCCGTGATGACGGCTCCCAGGGGGCTGCTGCGGTCGCTACGGACAAGGCGGACAAGAAGGGTGTGCCCTCCGTCGTCATGTCTGACGGGTCGTGGACCTACGGCAAGGGCATGGTCGCTGGCACCGCCAACGAGGGCGCCACGGTGCTTGACGTCTACTTCGACTACTCCTGCCACTTCTGCGCCACCTTCGAGACCCTGCACGCTGACGAGATCGCTGACCTCGTCAACGCGGGCACGGTCACCCTCGTGCTGCACCCCTGCAAGATCCTGGGGATGGACTGGACGGACATGGTGATGAACGCCCAGGGCCTGGTCCTGGATGAGGACCCCGAGCACGCCCTGGAGTTCCACAACACTGCCTCCGCCCTGTTCACCAAGATCTACAGCGCGCAGGACACCTCCATGATGACCGTGGACAACCTCGTCGCCGCTGCGGACGAGGCCGGGGTCAAGGAGGAGGTCAGCGCGAAGTTCGCGGACGCCATCAAGGCCAACACCTACAGCGCGTGGACCGAGCTGGGTAACGAGACCTTCCAGGACAAGGGGCTCACCGGTACGCCGACGATCCAGCTCGACGGTGAGAGCGTGGACCTGGGATCGATCGGCACGTCCACGGGCCTGACTGACCTCATCAAGAAGGGCTGACACTCCTCACGCCCGCCACGCCTGTGGGGACTGACCGGTCTGGCGCGGGTACCTGCGGCGGGTTGGTCAACATCGCCGTCGGCCAGGTAGGCTGACGCGCGCGCCGTCTTAGCTCAGTTGGTAGAGCAGCTGTCTTGTAAACAGCAGGTCATCGGTTCGAGCCCGATAGACGGCTCCACACTTTCCCCCGGAATCTCAACGGTTCCGGGGGATCGTCTTATCTGGCCTCAGTGGCCTTTGAACACATTTTGAGCACATTTCTTTTCGTCGCCGCGGCTCCCAGACGGTCCAGGGCCCCGGCCACGGCGTCCAGGTCGTCGGGGAAAAGGTCCGCGTAAGTGTCCAGCGTCATAGCCGCTGAGGCGTGGCCCAACATGTTCTGCACCGCCTTCACATTGGCACCCGCGCTGATGGCCAGGGACGCCGCCGTGTGCCTCAGGTCGTGGACGGTGGGCCTCTTAAAGTCCCGGTCCCCCGCCCACAGGGGCGCGTCAGCTAGCGGGTCGCCGTCCCGGGCTCCAAGGAGGTTCCAGACGGCGGGCGTGGCCACCGGGTCACCCTCGCTCAGCG containing:
- a CDS encoding DsbA family protein; protein product: MASNSPRPTKAERRSAARAQAQALREEQERKERRAKITRRSLLGVGALAVVGIGAGLAYSARDDGSQGAAAVATDKADKKGVPSVVMSDGSWTYGKGMVAGTANEGATVLDVYFDYSCHFCATFETLHADEIADLVNAGTVTLVLHPCKILGMDWTDMVMNAQGLVLDEDPEHALEFHNTASALFTKIYSAQDTSMMTVDNLVAAADEAGVKEEVSAKFADAIKANTYSAWTELGNETFQDKGLTGTPTIQLDGESVDLGSIGTSTGLTDLIKKG